A genomic window from Serinus canaria isolate serCan28SL12 chromosome 4A, serCan2020, whole genome shotgun sequence includes:
- the ENOX2 gene encoding ecto-NOX disulfide-thiol exchanger 2 isoform X2, translating into MGLPMSDPTAWATAMNNLGMAPMGMTGQPLLPDFDPALGMMTGIPPINPMMPGLGIVPPPIPPDMPAVKEIIHCKSCTLFPPNPHLPPPATRERPPGCKTVFVGGLPENGTEQIIMEVFEQCGEVIAIRKSKKNFCHIRFAEEFMVDKALYLSGYRIRLGSSTDKKDTGRLHVDFAQARDDLYEWECKQRMLAREERHRRRLAEERFRPPSPPPVVHYSDHECSVVAEKLKDDTKFSEAIQTLLTWIERGEVNRRTANNFYSMIQSANSHIRRLVNEKAAHEKEMEEAKEKFKLALSGILVQFEQIVAVYHSASKQKAWDHFTKAQRKNISVWCKQAEEIRNIHNDELMGIRREEEMEMSDEEIEDPSEMKETEESALVSQVEALKEENDSLRWQLDAYRNEVELLKQEQGKASRDEDTTKEQQMKLLQQALQGMQKHLLKVQEEYKKREAELEKVKEDKLKIETLLENLKEQQSMADEEDKEGDAADCQGNESNTSRVCACSQEKEYPVEKTLSNSPVKSEREVLLVGIISTFLHVHPFGASIEYICSYLQRLDSKICTAEVEVLMTRLQNTFRQELSGVGASLEKRWKFCGFDGLKMT; encoded by the exons ATGGGATTGCCAATGTCTGACCCGACTGCCTGGGCCACCGCCATGAACAACCTGGGCATGGCTCCCATGGGCATGACAGgacagcccctcctgcctg ATTTTGATCCTGCTCTTGGAATGATGACCGGAATCCCTCCAATCAACCCCATGATGCCAGGCCTGGGGATTGTCCCACCTCCCATCCCTCCAGACATGCCAGCTGTGAAGGAGATCATACACTGCAAGAGCTGCACTCTCTTCCCACCTAACCCAC atCTTCCCCCTCCAGCCACGAGAGAGAGGCCCCCTGGGTGCAAGACTGTGTTTGTTGGAGGCCTGCCAGAAAACGGGACGGAGCAGATCATCATGGAGGTGTTTGAGCAGTGTGGGGAGGTCATAGCTATCCGCAAGAGCAAGAAGAACTTCTGCCACATCCGCTTTGCTGAGGAATTCATGGTGGACAAGGCACTTTACCTGTCTG GCTACCGCATCCGGCTGGGCTCCAGCACGGACAAGAAGGACACGGGGCGGCTGCATGTGGACTTTGCTCAGGCACGGGATGACCTGTACGAGTGGGAGTGCAAGCAGCGCATGCTGGCGCGCGAGGAGCGGCACCGGCGCCGCCTGGCCGAGGAGCGCTTCCGCCCACCCTCCCCGCCCCCTGTCGTCCACTACTCCGACCATGAGTGCAGCGTGGTGGCTGAGAAGCTCAAAG atgacaccaagttcTCGGAAGCCATCCAGACCTTGCTGACCTGGATAGAACGCGGGGAGGTGAACAGGAGAACTGCCAACAACTTCTACTCCATGATCCAGTCGGCCAACAGCCACATACGCAGGCTCGTCAACGAGAAGGCGGCTCACGAGAAGGAGATGGAAGAAGCTAAAGAGAAATTCAAACTGGCTCTCTCAGGGATCCTGGTGCAGT TCGAGCAGATAGTGGCCGTGTACCATTCTGCCTCCAAACAAAAGGCTTGGGACCATTTCACGAAAGCTCAGCGTAAGAACATCAGCGTGTGGTGCAAACAAGCAGAG GAGATCCGTAACATCCACAATGATGAGCTGATGGGCATTCggagagaggaggagatggaaatgTCTGATGAAGAAATAGAAGATCCAtcagagatgaaagaaacagaagagtcAG CGCTGGTGTCGCAGGTGGAGGCGCTGAAGGAGGAGAACGACAGCCTGCGCTGGCAGCTGGACGCCTATCGCAACGAGGTGGAGCTGCtcaagcaggagcagggcaaggcctccagggatgaggacaccaccaaggagcagcagatgaagctcctccagcaggctctgcagggcatgCAGAAG catCTTTTGAAAGTCCAAGAGGAGTacaaaaagagagaagctgagttggaaaaagtaaaagaagacaaacttaaaatagaaacattACTAGAAAACCTGAAGGAGCAG CAGAGCATGGCAGATGAAGAGGACAAGGAGGGAGATGCAGCTGACTGCCAAGGGAAT GAGAGCAACACGTCCAGAGTTtgtgcctgcagccaggagaaagAATATCCAGTGGAGAAGACCTTGAGCAACAGCCCTGTGAAATCTGAGCGAGAAGTTCTCTTAGTTG GGATAATTTCAACGTTTCTCCATGTGCATCCTTTTGGAGCCAGCATTGAGTACATCTGCTCCTACCTGCAGCGCCTGGACAGCAAG ATCTGCACAGCAGAGGTGGAAGTGCTCATGACACGACTGCAGAACACGTTCCGGCAGGAGCTGAGTGGGGTTGGggccagcctggagaagaggtgGAAGTTTTGTGGCTTTGATGGGTTGAAAATGACTTGA
- the ENOX2 gene encoding ecto-NOX disulfide-thiol exchanger 2 isoform X1: MFLSTEGGRNLSLDSILMGLPMSDPTAWATAMNNLGMAPMGMTGQPLLPDFDPALGMMTGIPPINPMMPGLGIVPPPIPPDMPAVKEIIHCKSCTLFPPNPHLPPPATRERPPGCKTVFVGGLPENGTEQIIMEVFEQCGEVIAIRKSKKNFCHIRFAEEFMVDKALYLSGYRIRLGSSTDKKDTGRLHVDFAQARDDLYEWECKQRMLAREERHRRRLAEERFRPPSPPPVVHYSDHECSVVAEKLKDDTKFSEAIQTLLTWIERGEVNRRTANNFYSMIQSANSHIRRLVNEKAAHEKEMEEAKEKFKLALSGILVQFEQIVAVYHSASKQKAWDHFTKAQRKNISVWCKQAEEIRNIHNDELMGIRREEEMEMSDEEIEDPSEMKETEESALVSQVEALKEENDSLRWQLDAYRNEVELLKQEQGKASRDEDTTKEQQMKLLQQALQGMQKHLLKVQEEYKKREAELEKVKEDKLKIETLLENLKEQQSMADEEDKEGDAADCQGNESNTSRVCACSQEKEYPVEKTLSNSPVKSEREVLLVGIISTFLHVHPFGASIEYICSYLQRLDSKICTAEVEVLMTRLQNTFRQELSGVGASLEKRWKFCGFDGLKMT, translated from the exons ATGTTCCTCTCAACAGAAGGCGGCAGAAATCTGAGCCTGGACTCCATTCTGATGGGATTGCCAATGTCTGACCCGACTGCCTGGGCCACCGCCATGAACAACCTGGGCATGGCTCCCATGGGCATGACAGgacagcccctcctgcctg ATTTTGATCCTGCTCTTGGAATGATGACCGGAATCCCTCCAATCAACCCCATGATGCCAGGCCTGGGGATTGTCCCACCTCCCATCCCTCCAGACATGCCAGCTGTGAAGGAGATCATACACTGCAAGAGCTGCACTCTCTTCCCACCTAACCCAC atCTTCCCCCTCCAGCCACGAGAGAGAGGCCCCCTGGGTGCAAGACTGTGTTTGTTGGAGGCCTGCCAGAAAACGGGACGGAGCAGATCATCATGGAGGTGTTTGAGCAGTGTGGGGAGGTCATAGCTATCCGCAAGAGCAAGAAGAACTTCTGCCACATCCGCTTTGCTGAGGAATTCATGGTGGACAAGGCACTTTACCTGTCTG GCTACCGCATCCGGCTGGGCTCCAGCACGGACAAGAAGGACACGGGGCGGCTGCATGTGGACTTTGCTCAGGCACGGGATGACCTGTACGAGTGGGAGTGCAAGCAGCGCATGCTGGCGCGCGAGGAGCGGCACCGGCGCCGCCTGGCCGAGGAGCGCTTCCGCCCACCCTCCCCGCCCCCTGTCGTCCACTACTCCGACCATGAGTGCAGCGTGGTGGCTGAGAAGCTCAAAG atgacaccaagttcTCGGAAGCCATCCAGACCTTGCTGACCTGGATAGAACGCGGGGAGGTGAACAGGAGAACTGCCAACAACTTCTACTCCATGATCCAGTCGGCCAACAGCCACATACGCAGGCTCGTCAACGAGAAGGCGGCTCACGAGAAGGAGATGGAAGAAGCTAAAGAGAAATTCAAACTGGCTCTCTCAGGGATCCTGGTGCAGT TCGAGCAGATAGTGGCCGTGTACCATTCTGCCTCCAAACAAAAGGCTTGGGACCATTTCACGAAAGCTCAGCGTAAGAACATCAGCGTGTGGTGCAAACAAGCAGAG GAGATCCGTAACATCCACAATGATGAGCTGATGGGCATTCggagagaggaggagatggaaatgTCTGATGAAGAAATAGAAGATCCAtcagagatgaaagaaacagaagagtcAG CGCTGGTGTCGCAGGTGGAGGCGCTGAAGGAGGAGAACGACAGCCTGCGCTGGCAGCTGGACGCCTATCGCAACGAGGTGGAGCTGCtcaagcaggagcagggcaaggcctccagggatgaggacaccaccaaggagcagcagatgaagctcctccagcaggctctgcagggcatgCAGAAG catCTTTTGAAAGTCCAAGAGGAGTacaaaaagagagaagctgagttggaaaaagtaaaagaagacaaacttaaaatagaaacattACTAGAAAACCTGAAGGAGCAG CAGAGCATGGCAGATGAAGAGGACAAGGAGGGAGATGCAGCTGACTGCCAAGGGAAT GAGAGCAACACGTCCAGAGTTtgtgcctgcagccaggagaaagAATATCCAGTGGAGAAGACCTTGAGCAACAGCCCTGTGAAATCTGAGCGAGAAGTTCTCTTAGTTG GGATAATTTCAACGTTTCTCCATGTGCATCCTTTTGGAGCCAGCATTGAGTACATCTGCTCCTACCTGCAGCGCCTGGACAGCAAG ATCTGCACAGCAGAGGTGGAAGTGCTCATGACACGACTGCAGAACACGTTCCGGCAGGAGCTGAGTGGGGTTGGggccagcctggagaagaggtgGAAGTTTTGTGGCTTTGATGGGTTGAAAATGACTTGA
- the GPR119 gene encoding glucose-dependent insulinotropic receptor, which translates to MASWALGAILAMLASLIIAANVLVAIVLLCHIWKSGSKGLCFVLNLALADAMVGFTVMGLAIDELSQPFHASQNFCILRMAFVTSSCAASILSLILVACDRHLAIRKPFHYFQLVTGPRVGLCLVGLWLFAAIIGFLPVFIPSFQRISNHWKCSFFNLFQPFYMLTMFCLGFFPSLFLFLYLYCDMLKIASVHVQHIQEVEQAGLGGGCPPPRATSDMKAMRTVAVLIGCFTLSWLPFFIASVVQMACPECFPYKVIENFLWLLGLGNSLLNPLLYSYWQRDVQLQLSQLAAGVKRRVLLHLGNGRCFPGRDTKGGTAKAPPAVSCLELQD; encoded by the coding sequence ATGGCCAGCTGGGCCCTGGGAGCCATCCTCGCCATGCTGGCTTCACTCATCATCGCTGCCAATGTGCTGGTGGCCATTGTCCTACTCTGCCACATCTGGAAGAGCGGCTCCAAGGGGCTCTGTTTTGTCCTCAATCTTGCCTTGGCGGATGCCATGGTTGGTTTCACAGTCATGGGCCTGGCCATAGACGAGCTTTCCCAGCCCTTTCATGCTTCCCAGAACTTTTGCATCCTGAGAATGGCTTTTGTGACCtcttcctgtgctgcctccaTCCTGTCCCTGATCCTGGTTGCATGTGACAGGCACCTGGCAATCCGGAAGCCTTTCCACTATTTCCAGCTGGTGACAGGCCCACGGGTCGGGCTGTGCTTGGTGGGACTCTGGCTGTTTGCTGCCATCATCGGCTTCCTCCCGGTCTTCATCCCAAGCTTCCAGAGGATCTCCAACCATTGGAAATGCTCCTTCTTCAACCTCTTCCAGCCTTTCTACATGCTCACCATGTTCTGCCTTGGCTTCTTCCCCTcactcttcctcttcctctacCTCTACTGTGACATGCTGAAAATCGCCTCGGTGCACGTGCAGCACATCCAGGAGGTGGAGCAGGCGGGGCTGGGTGGGGGCTGTCCCCCACCCCGTGCCACCAGTGACATGAAGGCCATGCGCACGGTGGCCGTGCTCATCGGGTGCTTCaccctctcctggctgcctttcTTCATCGCCAGCGTCGTGCAGATGGCCTGCCCTGAGTGCTTCCCCTACAAAGTCATTGAGAActtcctctggctgctggggctgggcaacTCCCTCCTGAACCCACTGCTCTATTCCTACTGGCAGAGGGATGTGCAGcttcagctctcccagctggctgcaggtgtgAAGAGGAGGGTCCTGCTCCACCTGGGCAATGGACGCTGTTTCCCTGGCAGAGACACCAAGGGGGGGACAGCCAAGGctcctcctgctgtgtcctgcctggagctccaggacTGA
- the SLC25A14 gene encoding brain mitochondrial carrier protein 1 gives MSALNWKPFVYGGLASIVAEFGTFPVDLTKTRLQVQGQSTDARFREVRYRGMFHALFRICREEGGRALYSGIAPALLRQASYGTIKIGIYQSLKRLFVDRMEDETLLINVICGVVSGVISSALANPTDVLKIRMQAQGSLFQGGMIGSFIDIYQQEGTRGLWRGVVPTAQRAAIVVGVELPVYDITKKHLILSGLMGDTIFAHFVSSFTCGLAGAIASNPVDVVRTRMMNQRAIVGSTELYKGTLDGLVKTWKSEGFFALYKGFWPNWLRLGPWNIIFFITYEQLKRLPF, from the exons ATGTCCGCGCTCAACTGGAAACCCTTCGTGTATGGCGGGCTCGCCTCCATCGTGGCCGAGTTCG GCACGTTCCCAGTGGACCTCACCAAGACGCGGCTGCAGGTGCAGGGTCAGAGCACCGACGCGCGGTTCCGCGAGGTGCGGTACCGGGGCATGTTCCACGCGCTCTTCCGCATCTGCCGCGAAGAGGGCGGACGGGCCCTGTATTCGGG GATCGCCCCGGCACTGCTGAGACAGGCGTCCTATGGCACCATCAAGATCGGGATCTACCAGAGCCTGAAGCGGCTCTTCGTGGATCGCATGGAAG ATGAAACATTGCTCATCAATGTGATCTGTGGGGTGGTCTCGGGGGTCATCTCTTCTGCGCTGGCCAATCCCACAGATGTGTTGAAG aTCCGAAtgcaggctcagggcagctTGTTCCAGGGGGGGATGATTGGCAGCTTCATTGACATCTACCAGCAGGAAGGTACCCGAGGCCTCTGGAGG ggTGTTGTCCCCACGGCCCAGCGAGCAGCCATCGTGGTGGGGGTGGAGCTGCCGGTCTACGACATCACCAAGAAGCATCTGATCCTGTCAGGCCTCATGGGGGACACCATCTTTGCCCACTTTGT TTCCAGCTTCACGTGCGGGCTGGCAGGAGCCATTGCCTCCAACCCCGTGGATGTGGTGCGGACGCGGATGATGAACCAGCGCGCGATCGTGGGCAGCACTGAGCTCTACAAGGGCACCCTGGATGGCCTTGTCAAG ACATGGAAGAGTGAGGGCTTCTTTGCACTCTACAAAGGCTTCTGGCCTAACTGGCTTCGTCTGGGTCCCTGGAACATCATC TTTTTTATCACATACGAGCAGTTGAAGCGCCTCCCCTTCTGA
- the RBMX2 gene encoding RNA-binding motif protein, X-linked 2: MNPLTKVKLINELNAREAELGVQEAVSWHAEYKDSAWIFVGGLHYALTEGDVICVFSQYGEVVNINLVRDKKTGKSKGFCFLCYEDQRSTILAVDNFNGIKIKGRTIRVDHVAHYRPPKESEDWDDVTRALHAKGCGVKTPPHTSSDSPSEDEDVPVKKQKEKQRSRAERSKPSPQAGKQVSMEEPHLRIKIKKEKEDSGYERYAGGSAGRNAESRTKRDEEQRQHQRPSGSRGDKNCREQRGSWEEREKREEAGRRGDGHSSRQDASPRGGRSREPHSRHREQGSGKDSGRC; encoded by the exons ATGAA CCCCCTGACGAAGGTGAAGCTGATCAATGAGCTGAACGCGCGGGAGGCGGAGCTGGGCGTACAGGAGGCGGTGTCGTGGCACGCGGAGTACAAGGACAGCGCTTGGATATTTGTAG GCGGGCTGCACTACGCGCTGACCGAGGGTGATGTCATCTGCGTGTTCTCGCA GTACGGCGAGGTCGTCAACATCAACCTTGTGCGGGACAAGAAGACCGGGAAGTCCAAGGGCTTCTGCTTCCTGTGCTATGAGGACCAGAGAAGCACCATCCTCGCTGTGGATAACTTCAATGGGATCAAG ATCAAGGGACGGACCATCCGTGTGGACCACGTGGCCCACTACCGGCCCCCCAAGGAATCTGAGGACTGGGATGATGTGACTAGGGCCCTCCATGCCAAGGGCTGCGGGGTTAAAACGCCGCCTCACACCTCGTCCGACTCCCCGTCTGAGGATGAGGATGTGCCcgtgaaaaagcagaaag AGAAGCAGCGGAGCAGAGCAGAACGGTCAAAGCCAAGCCCACAAGCTGGGAAGCAAGTGAGCATGGAGGAGCCCCATCTCAGGATCAAGAtcaagaaggagaaggaggactCCGGGTACGAGCGCTATGCTGGCGGGAGCGCCGGCAGGAACGCCGAGAGCAGGACGAAGCGGGATGAGGAGCAGCGGCAGCACCAGCGGCCTTCGGGCAGCAGGGGGGACAAGAACTGTCGCGAGCAGAGGGGCTCCTGGGAGGAGCGGGAGAAGAGGGaggaggctggcaggaggggcgATGGGCACAGCAGCCGGCAAGATGCGTCCCCTAGGGGAGGCAGATCTCGGGAGCCCCAttccaggcacagggagcagggctctggcaAAGACTCTGGCcgctgctga
- the RAB33A gene encoding ras-related protein Rab-33A: MAAGGGGGRPPGPDPALEPYVQTRIFKIIVIGDSNVGKTCLTFRFCGGTFPGKTEATIGVDFREKTVEIEGERIKVQVWDTAGQERFRKSMVEHYYRNVHAVVFVYDVTKMSSFTNLKTWIEECNGHAVPPLVPRVLVGNKCDLKDLIQVPSSLALKFADAHNMLLFETSAKDPQESQNVDAIFMCLVCRLKAQRSLPCRDTEGWPAQPQPHSRRLDEASRKGSCPC, encoded by the exons atggcggcgggcggcggcggagggCGGCCGCCGGGCCCCGACCCCGCGCTGGAGCCCTACGTGCAGACCCGCATCTTCAAAATCATCGTGATCGGAGACTCCAACGTGGGCAAGACGTGCCTGACCTTCCGCTTCTGCGGGGGCACCTTCCCCGGCAAGACCGAGGCCACCATCGGCGTGGACTTCCGCGAGAAGACGGTGGAGATCGAGGGGGAGCGCATCAAG GTGCAAgtgtgggacacagctggccAGGAGAGGTTTCGGAAGAGCATGGTGGAGCACTACTACCGCAACGTGCACGCCGTGGTCTTCGTGTATGACGTGACCAAGATGAGCTCTTTCACTAACCTCAAAACGTGGATCGAGGAGTGCAACGGGCACGCGGTGCCCCCGCTCGTCCCCAGGGTGCTCGTGGGGAACAAGTGTGACTTGAAAGACCTGATCCAGGtgccatccagcctggccctcaAGTTCGCCGACGCTCACAACATGCTTTTGTTTGAGACCTCGGCCAAGGACCCACAGGAAAGCCAGAACGTGGACGCGATTTTCATGTGCCTGGTGTGCCGGCTGAAGGCGCAACGCTCGCTGCCCTGCCGGGACACGGAGGGCTGGCCGGCGCAGCCCCAGCCGCACTCCCGGCGGCTGGACGAGGCCAGCAGGAAGGGCTCCTGCCCGTGCTGA